A single window of Brevinematales bacterium DNA harbors:
- a CDS encoding S24 family peptidase: MDGLLFVKQLQFRPNNPIMIISINPNYPPIEIKSEDEDGFFIVRRVIGKYRRY, encoded by the coding sequence ATGGACGGGCTCCTTTTCGTCAAACAGCTTCAGTTCCGTCCGAACAATCCGATCATGATCATCAGCATCAACCCGAACTATCCTCCGATCGAGATCAAGAGCGAGGACGAAGACGGGTTCTTTATCGTTAGGCGGGTGATAGGGAAGTATAGGAGATACTGA
- a CDS encoding tetratricopeptide repeat protein has protein sequence MRAIIACVIMIGVAAGCSGNVKPMVKTNVLKRITDNLAIGVEEYGKGNYENARGFLEEALQLAYSVDNIDEQISAMVNLAELHMAFKNLTEASNYLFTAENLSIITESKKYLFQLHISIGKFWNTVGQVDKAIDFYQRALNDTKSELQQAIVYNNLGIIYRKNGDDENALNTLEIAQKINKMYGISDNLADNYYNIGEIYRKQQKWDSAFRYYQLALENDKLVENSVGIIEDLIKLAMVSYEMDETESTALYLDRALKVAQGIKHEKYAEAIVKLMKKYALIEATKSLISDKPLDKPFKPVDTQLDIVTEIDTIESETNQAVGTN, from the coding sequence ATGAGAGCAATAATCGCATGCGTGATTATGATAGGGGTGGCGGCTGGATGTTCCGGTAATGTCAAGCCGATGGTCAAGACTAATGTACTGAAACGAATCACCGATAACCTCGCCATCGGGGTGGAGGAGTACGGCAAGGGCAACTATGAAAACGCACGGGGATTCCTCGAGGAAGCGCTGCAGCTCGCCTATTCGGTGGATAATATCGACGAGCAGATCAGCGCGATGGTCAATCTTGCCGAACTGCATATGGCGTTCAAGAACCTGACCGAAGCGTCGAATTACCTGTTCACCGCGGAAAACCTCTCGATCATCACGGAAAGTAAAAAATATCTCTTCCAGCTTCATATTTCCATAGGGAAATTCTGGAACACGGTAGGACAGGTCGATAAAGCGATCGATTTCTACCAGCGCGCGCTGAACGATACGAAATCCGAGCTCCAGCAGGCGATAGTCTATAATAACCTCGGCATCATCTACCGTAAGAACGGCGATGACGAGAACGCGCTCAATACGCTCGAAATCGCGCAGAAGATCAATAAAATGTACGGTATCAGCGATAATCTCGCGGACAACTACTATAACATCGGGGAAATCTACCGCAAGCAGCAGAAATGGGACAGCGCGTTCCGGTACTACCAACTCGCGCTTGAGAACGATAAGCTGGTCGAGAACTCGGTCGGTATTATCGAAGACCTGATTAAGCTCGCGATGGTATCCTACGAGATGGACGAAACCGAGAGCACCGCTCTCTATCTCGACCGTGCGCTCAAAGTGGCACAGGGTATCAAGCACGAGAAGTACGCCGAGGCAATCGTAAAGCTGATGAAGAAGTACGCGCTGATTGAGGCGACTAAGTCGCTGATTTCCGATAAGCCCCTTGATAAGCCATTCAAGCCGGTGGATACCCAGCTTGATATTGTAACGGAAATCGACACGATTGAAAGCGAGACGAATCAGGCGGTCGGGACAAATTAG
- a CDS encoding MCE family protein: protein MPFTFKAAQKAVASFIVIAIFILITFLILIGKSSDLFERKSSYYTFLNKGYGLQPGTAVKYKDFTIGKITAIDLLDDDMIRLDLIVYEKYQRLMEKDCVIKVASGLLGGASLELMTLSDSNPTNNLLSGSLLLSSDMPEGQTMMTQYMTVPSGGPEELMVKVGDVLDMVNNMGPVLYTTLLNVRDMSLSFKEIMGGLAGTDKALVSDKLIGILDDVKSMTYGLKGIMQEIDQKKNSIGALIYDNKKLFNYIDSMAYNADQTMKKIDGMMSDFKGMPSDLKKVILLLKEDMIELKKVMENLPFGMGSKSGKKEEPDTSIIGGDRE from the coding sequence ATGCCGTTTACCTTTAAAGCCGCGCAGAAAGCGGTCGCGAGTTTCATAGTTATCGCGATTTTTATCCTGATTACGTTCCTGATACTGATCGGGAAAAGCAGCGATTTATTCGAGCGGAAGAGCAGCTATTATACATTCCTGAATAAGGGATACGGCCTCCAACCCGGAACGGCGGTAAAATATAAGGATTTTACTATCGGTAAGATCACCGCTATCGACCTTCTGGACGACGATATGATCCGGCTCGACCTGATAGTATACGAAAAATACCAGCGCCTGATGGAAAAGGATTGCGTGATCAAGGTCGCGAGCGGCCTTTTAGGCGGCGCCAGCCTCGAACTGATGACGCTTTCCGACAGCAATCCCACCAATAACCTGCTTTCCGGTTCGCTCCTGCTTTCCTCCGATATGCCGGAAGGCCAGACGATGATGACCCAGTATATGACCGTACCGTCGGGAGGCCCGGAGGAACTGATGGTCAAGGTCGGCGACGTGCTCGATATGGTGAACAATATGGGGCCTGTGCTCTATACTACTCTCCTCAACGTCCGCGATATGTCCTTAAGTTTTAAGGAGATTATGGGCGGATTGGCAGGCACCGATAAGGCGCTTGTCTCCGATAAGCTGATCGGGATACTGGACGACGTCAAATCGATGACCTACGGGTTGAAGGGCATCATGCAGGAAATCGACCAGAAGAAAAACTCTATCGGCGCTCTCATCTACGATAACAAGAAGCTCTTCAACTACATAGATAGTATGGCGTACAACGCCGACCAGACGATGAAGAAAATCGACGGGATGATGTCCGACTTCAAAGGGATGCCGTCCGACCTGAAGAAGGTCATTCTCCTCCTGAAGGAAGACATGATTGAGCTGAAGAAGGTGATGGAGAACCTGCCGTTCGGGATGGGTTCGAAGAGCGGGAAGAAAGAAGAGCCCGATACATCCATTATCGGAGGTGACCGCGAATGA